The genome window AAGTGTACAGCAAAGGGTTTTCGGCCCTGGATGCAACGCAGAAAAATGACATTATCAAACGCACAACGGTTTCGGATAAGCCATTTTTCCTACAAATGAAAGGTTTGACCGTAACCGGTTATTTCACTTCGGAAATCGGTGCAACGCAGGCACTGGATTATTTGCCGATCCCGGGACGCTTTGACGGCAGCTGGCCGATGCCAAAAGGCCAGAAAAGCTGGGCGCTATAAATGACTATCCCTGACCAAATCATTAATAATATCCCTTATAATGGCGAATTTAAATATTGACGCAGTAAAAGAAATTACCTACGACGCAATCGTGATCGGTTCCGGCGTATCCGGTGGCTGGGCAGCAAAAGAGCTGACAGAAAAAGGGCTGAAAGTGCTGATGCTCGAAAAAGGCAAAAACCTGGAACACGTTACCGGCTACGAAAACGCCCTGAAAGCGCCCTGGGAAACGCAATACAACGGCCGGTTGACGGTAAAGCAAAAAGAAACGCACCCATTCCTCTCCCGCGATTATCCGTATAATGAAATGACGGAAAATTACTGGATGAATGATATGGACTCGCCTTATGAGGAAAAGAAAAGGTTCGACTGGTTCCGTCCCAACATTGTTGGCGGGAAATCGATCATGTGGGGAAGGCAGTCGTACAGGTTAAGCGACATTGATTTTGAAGCAAATTTAAAGGACGGCATCGCAGTCGACTGGCCGATCCGTTATAAAGATATAGCGCCCTGGTACTCTTATGTTGAAAAGCATGTTGGGATTTCAGGCGAAAAACTGGGGCTTCCTCAGTTGCCGGACAGCGATTTCATTCCGCCTATGGACATGTATTTCGTTGAAAAAGAAGTCAGAAAAAGACTTGAAAAGCAATTTCCCGGCCGCACAATGACCATTGGCCGCGTTGCGAACCTTTCACAGCCTACCAAAATCCAGCTTGAAGGAGGCCGTTCTCCATGCCAGTATCGTAACAAATGCTCACTGGGCTGTCCTTACGGCGCTTATTTTAGTACGCAGTCCAGCACGCTTCCGCCAGCAGTAAAAACCGGCTTGCTAACCTTGCGCCCGGATTCGGTGGTGCGGGAAATTACTTATGACGCAAAATCGAGTAAAGCCACAGGTGTAAAAGTAGTGGATTCGGTAACATTGCAGGAAAAGGAGTATTTCGCAGGACTGATCTTCGTTTGCGCCAGCGCGCTGGGTTCAACAGCTGTGTTGCTCAACTCAACCTCGGACCGTTTCCCGAACGGAATGGGCAATGATTCGGGCGAGCTGGGACATAACTTGATGGATCACCATTTCAGAACAGGCGCCAGTGGCGTTTGGGAGGGTGATTTGGATAAATATTATTTCGGACGCCGTGCCAATGGCATCTACGTTCCCCGTTACCGCAACATTGGTTCTGATAAAAGGGATTATCTGCGCGGATTTGGTTACCAGGGTGGCGGTGGCCGTCAGGGATGGCAGCGCAATGTGGCCGAACTTGCTTTCGGTGCTGACTTCAAAGAAGAACTGACAACTCCGGGCAACTGGACAATGGGCTTCGGCGGTTTTGGCGAAACATTGCCTTACCACGAAAACTACATGTATCTGAACAAAGACAATAAGGATAAATTCGGCATGCCTGCGGTCGTATTCGATGCAGAACTTCGTGAAAACGAGAAGAAAATGCGCGTGGACATGATGAATGACGCAGCCGAAATGCTCGAAAAATCAGGTCTGAAAAATGTGAAGACGCATGATAACGGTTCGTATCTGGGCATGGCCATTCACGAAATGGGAACAGCCAGAATGGGCCGTGACCCTAAAACTTCGGTTTTGAATGGAAACAACCAATTGCATTCCGTTAAAAACGTGTTTGTTACCGACGGCGCAGCCATGACTTCGGCTTCCTGTGTGAACCCATCGCTGACTTACATGGCATTAACGGCCCGCGCGGTTGATTTCGCTGTGAAAGAGTCGAAGAAGAAAAATATCTGACAAGTCACTTACATTAGCATATCAAAAACTATCCGGGCTCAACAAAGCCGGATAGTTTTTTTTTAACCCAAATGCTATAACGCAAACATTTTGCAGTTTTTTGCAACATTTAATTTAGTTATCTCATTAATGTTGCATATTATTGCATCATAATCCTTTGTATTAGTCCTTTTATGCAAGAAAAAGCAAAAATAAGCGCTGCAAGAAAAGCGGTATTACTCATTTTCCTGGTCTGCGGCATCGGGTTATCCAGCTGGGCCCCGATGGTGCCTTTCGCTAAACTTGCATTAGGGCTCAGTGAGGCTGATTTGGGCGTCGTACTGTTAGCATTGGGAGCAGGTGCGATTCTGACAATGCCTATAACCGGAATTTTAATCAATAAATATGGTAGCCGCCGGATCTCTCTTCTCTCTGCGCTTATTATCGCTATATTCTTGCCCTTGCTCTTACTGGCCAGCACACCTTACGAACTTGCGGCAGCATTATTTGTCTTTGGAGCGGGTATCGGCTCGGTTGATGTGGCTATGAACGCGCAGGCCGTTTTGGTCCAGGAAAAACACGGAAGCCACATTATGTCATCTTTTCACGGAATGTTCAGCGTAGGTGGCTTGCTGGGTTCCATCGGGCTCGGTTTCCTTATCAAGGCCGGACTTTCTCCCACGGTTGCGGCGGTGAGCATATCCGCATTACTGGTTATTATCGCAGCCACACAGTTCAAATATCTACTCCCCCATTCCGAAGAAGCAAAAATCGACAAAGCGAGTTTTATTCTTCCAAAAGGCCCTGTGCTTGTGCTGGGACTTATGTGCTTTATCCTGTTCCTGGCGGAAGGCTCGTTGCTGGACTGGAGCGCGGTATTTTTACAGTTTTCCCGGGACTTTGACCCTTCACTCTCCGGCGTTGGTTATGCCGTATTTTCTGTTGCCATGGCCATTATGCGCTTAACCGGCGATAACCTGATCCACAAGCTCGGACCTTCCAAGGTTGTGTTTTACGGAACATTTCTGGCGGGAGCCGGCTTCCTGCTCGCAGTAGCAGTGCCCTGGGCGCCAGCTGCATTGGCCGGCTTTGTTTTGGTTGGTCTGGGTGCCGCTAATGTCGTCCCGATTTTCTTTACAGCCGCGGGTCGTTTTCCCAATGTACCACCGTCCGTTTCGCTTCCTGCTGTGACAACATTAGGCTACGCAGGACAATTGGCTGGTCCCGCATTGATCGGTTTTATAGCCGAATTCACCTCCCTATCCATTGCATTGGGCTTTGTGGGCGTGCTTCTGTTCATTGTAGCGTTCACTTACAAGCACAGGGATTGATTTTGAAATAACATTAAAATGCTTCTCCCGTAAACAAATAAAATCCTGGCCCGTCTTTGGTAAAACCAACGTCCAGCCGGA of Dyadobacter chenhuakuii contains these proteins:
- a CDS encoding MFS transporter, producing MQEKAKISAARKAVLLIFLVCGIGLSSWAPMVPFAKLALGLSEADLGVVLLALGAGAILTMPITGILINKYGSRRISLLSALIIAIFLPLLLLASTPYELAAALFVFGAGIGSVDVAMNAQAVLVQEKHGSHIMSSFHGMFSVGGLLGSIGLGFLIKAGLSPTVAAVSISALLVIIAATQFKYLLPHSEEAKIDKASFILPKGPVLVLGLMCFILFLAEGSLLDWSAVFLQFSRDFDPSLSGVGYAVFSVAMAIMRLTGDNLIHKLGPSKVVFYGTFLAGAGFLLAVAVPWAPAALAGFVLVGLGAANVVPIFFTAAGRFPNVPPSVSLPAVTTLGYAGQLAGPALIGFIAEFTSLSIALGFVGVLLFIVAFTYKHRD
- a CDS encoding GMC oxidoreductase, whose amino-acid sequence is MANLNIDAVKEITYDAIVIGSGVSGGWAAKELTEKGLKVLMLEKGKNLEHVTGYENALKAPWETQYNGRLTVKQKETHPFLSRDYPYNEMTENYWMNDMDSPYEEKKRFDWFRPNIVGGKSIMWGRQSYRLSDIDFEANLKDGIAVDWPIRYKDIAPWYSYVEKHVGISGEKLGLPQLPDSDFIPPMDMYFVEKEVRKRLEKQFPGRTMTIGRVANLSQPTKIQLEGGRSPCQYRNKCSLGCPYGAYFSTQSSTLPPAVKTGLLTLRPDSVVREITYDAKSSKATGVKVVDSVTLQEKEYFAGLIFVCASALGSTAVLLNSTSDRFPNGMGNDSGELGHNLMDHHFRTGASGVWEGDLDKYYFGRRANGIYVPRYRNIGSDKRDYLRGFGYQGGGGRQGWQRNVAELAFGADFKEELTTPGNWTMGFGGFGETLPYHENYMYLNKDNKDKFGMPAVVFDAELRENEKKMRVDMMNDAAEMLEKSGLKNVKTHDNGSYLGMAIHEMGTARMGRDPKTSVLNGNNQLHSVKNVFVTDGAAMTSASCVNPSLTYMALTARAVDFAVKESKKKNI